A region of the Silene latifolia isolate original U9 population chromosome 9, ASM4854445v1, whole genome shotgun sequence genome:
TTCGGTAATCTTATTTCTAGTACTCGTTTTGTTAATTTCCCTTATCATTTTCATTACTGTTAGTTCGTTAATTCATCATTTGCTAATCGTTATTCCGCCTATTTGATTATTTTGTTATTATCattataatcatgtttattataTCATATGTTATTAGCTTAGTTTTTAATATGTGTGAGTAGTTCATTAGTCTAGGGATTAGAAGGGCCATGCATAAATAGTAATTACAATCGTTGAAATAGGATGTGTGGACGTGGGCccacggggtcgcttgggaacaagcgtttgcatttgtggagtcgccaccaaattattgtggaaaattagaaaccgttcgaatacctcgtgtcatgtcaagacacaaagtaatgacatagacactaagaactcgtcacccttagcattctatgtctagaatgactctcgtggatgccaatcaacacggatgttcacagagatctggaataaggggtgagggtacgtattaggaagctcttttgatcgaacacctaatcccgcccgtctcgacagcggcctctactaatgattagggaaaataatttatatttgatatgtcgtcgatatatgcatgcaatgcaacatccaataaattaatcctaacatgtgagaattaactaagtcggtgaacacataATTAATACTCATTAAAGTCGAATTAgagtttagattaattacatgtgaaaacaagtaaataaatcatccataacaaatacaataaataataaaatttataataaatgaaataatacaataaattacaacgggttcattgatttacgtcgaaaatatatttaaaacggataatttgagaaaaagaaaggaaaataaattaggttagaaaataaacatattagtagtgataatacgattaatagttgattaatacgtaaactaataaactaggtcaaagcaacaacggaagttcagagacagaactcaacccggaacaggcgcagcagagctgcgtcctttggaagaggcgcagtggtcactgcgtctgttcctgaggtgagttctgactgtgaagccggaactgcatatgcATGGACTAAAACGGGAAGACAGACCAACACCAAAACCACTCAGAACAATGAGACAACAATCCAATAGGCGGGGGGAGGGGCGAGGGGCGAGGGAGATGGGAACGCCATATCAGATGGTCTGACCCATAAACATAGAACACATCAAAGGACCTCACTAAGATTCGATCGTGAAGCCTAGGGAGGTGGGGGAAGGGGTGGGGGAAACACCTCGCTAGTTGCATGCACGGACAAAGGAAAACCAAGAAGATGATCCCTTCCCGAGACGCATGCTTGGAGACTGACAATCCAGGAAGACGAGGACAAAGGGAGTGATTGGAAGGCAAACTCACACTCCGATCAAACTTTAAAACAAGAAAATCGATCACAGAATCAAGGTGAAAGCCGGAAAATTCCAGATTAGAGcaattaaatcataaaaactGGGTAAAATTAGTTAAAATGAGATATGAAAATAGTGGTCATCGGAGATAGGCCACATGACGACCCAAACTCCGGCGACCTGAGCAGGTATACTTAGGGATCAGTGGGAGGAAGGTTGAGAATGGTGGGACAAGTTAtatattttgggtttttttagagagaagttgGAGAAATTTTTGTATAGAGAGAAGTAgatttataaataaataaatatatatcaGAGTCTATTTTAGACTGCGTTAAAGTGCAGTACCATACATCCGATGTACTACTACCAATTTTAttgtttttgagcattatattaaagtttttgatttttttttaaaattactccctcctattctaaataactctccctatttccattttcgtctattcacaatactctccctattttcttattttgcaaacatttatatttattttaattacctcaccccacaacaatatccccacaatactcatactttatcttattttaatcactttaccccacaacaatccttattttaatcattttacctcataacaatacttattttaatcacataataccttccctctctccaatctcaTACCCCACTCCAATACTTTATCATATAATATTCCCCTCCCTTAATTCTCGTGTCCTCCATAAAAGGAGAgagttatgtagaataggagggagtatgagttttacaataaagtttttgagttcatttagttaaaaataaaactcaaaaaattacaacaaaactcaaaaacattacatataagtctagttaaatttgagttttgacgggaaaaaaaaattaaaatctaacttataaattataataaactcataaaaaatacacaaatactcaaaaacaaataaaatttgaggtcataagctcagaaaaaatacacatatgctcaacaacaaataaatctgatatatgttcctttttctcttgGTTTCATTGATAACTTGGGAATGCATCTTCATTGTGTGGCAAATATAATGTGATTTTTGTTAAGAAGTAGAGTATTACCTAAGCATGTATGAATTATATGATGAGGCTTATTAGTTATTAATACCATGCTAACACAATTAGTACTATGATATCGATATTTGATGGCGTGCATGCTCGGATTAAATGGTAAATCATACTACTAAATCTCTCATTAACCTGGGCGAAATTTAACCTTTATAAGAAGACACTTGTATTGTTCAATCCAATAACGTTATCTTTAAAATCCCATGGGAAGCGATCATTCGAAGGCGCCACGAGAAAAACGACCACCACCACACGATTCATTCTCCATCCTCCAAGAAAGATGGTGCGACTCCATTTTCGGGGGACAACAACCCACCAGAGGGCGGTTAGGCGAGTTTGTAGCTGATACAAGGGGAACAGCCGCATGTCGGAATACACATCTCTCAAATGACTTGAGCTTTTTTGGTGAACGAGCAACGGCATGTCGGAATACACATTTCTCAAATGACTTCAGCTTTTTAAATGAAAGAGCAGCCGCATGTCCGAATACACGTCTCTCCAATGACCTTAGCTTTTTTAATGAAAGTGCATCACATCGCTCAAATGACCTCGGCTTTTGTAACGAAGGCATGCACCAAACTTTTGTTAATTCAATGGTATCACATCATAGACGATTACATGATAGTCTTCCAAAACAACATATGAGACGTCCTACCCAGAGACAACCCACGGTTATGCGTGGTAAGCAGTCACAAATGATCAATAGGGGCAAAGTGACAGAGACGGAGTGCACAATATGTCAAGAAATGGTGAAGAAAGGTGTTGCAGTAAAAGCGTTAAGTTGCGGTCATGTGTTTCATACCAGTTGTATTGAACCTTGGCTTGCTGAGAAGAATACATGCCCTATGTGCCGCACTTGGGTGACTAATAATTGTTGAATTATTCAACATTAGAAAATTGCACAAATTTCTGGTTGTGTTTGACAGTAACTTTTCAGTTAATAAGCAAGAGTATAATAAACTTCAACTGCTTTTGCTTTGCGTCTTTAGAGTCTAtgcaacattgtttttttttttttccaaaaggGAATTTATGCAAGCTACTACAATAACATAAAATTCAGCAGCTTCATCATTGAATAATTTCATAACAAGGATCAGACGATCTTACAATAAGTGGGTGATGTTATCTTAATTTACCTGCACTTCTATTTTCATTAGCCTTGTAAAGGCCATAATTATGGAAAAACACTACTGCAACGATCTACTTACTACCAACACAACTACTTACTGCGAGAACACAACTTAACAACGGACTAATTGCTTTCTCAGGGCAGAATTTTGTTGCAAAAACCGATACTATAGTCCAGGCATTCACCAGCAAGCTCTTCAACTACCAGCCACCGCCAGATTTATCATCCCCACCACGATCTCCACCTCCCCAGCCCTTCCCGCCGCCACTGGTTCCACCACCTCCGCTGCCACCATCTCCCCATCCCCCACTCCCACTACCACTACCCAATCCACCTCCGTCATTGTTTTTGTTACCCCagctgccaccaccaccactacctccTTTACTACCACTATCTCCCCAACCCACGCTGGCACTGGTTCCACTTCCACCTCCTCCACTATTGATATTACCCAAAATGCTGTTGCCGCCACCCCCAACATCACTACCTCCGCTGCTACCACTAGCTCCCCAACCTCCACTGCCATTACCTGTTCCACCTGGACCTCCTGCATTGCTTTTGTTACCCCAACTTCCACCCCCACTACCTCCCGAATCCCCACTGCCACTACCAGTTTCACCAAATCCTGCATTGTTCTTATTACTCCAACTGCCATtaccaccaccaccgcctccaCTGCCATTACCTCCCCAACCCTTACCACCACTACTGGTTCCGCCTCCATCACCCTTCTTATCACCCCAACTACTGCCACCACCCCTCCCACTATCCCCCCAACCCCCACCGCCATTACCAGTCCCACCTCCACTCCTATTACCCCAACTGCCACCACCACTAGCACTGCCTTCTCCACTGCCACGAGTTCCCCAACCCCCACCGCCACTAGAGATTCCACCCCCTCCGCCTTCTGCACTGTTTTTATTACCACCATCACCATTACCTCCGCCGCCTCCCCCAGCTCCCCATCCTCCACCACTGCCACCACTTTTCCAACTGGTATTCCCTTCTTTGTTATCAGCGCTCCACTTTGAACCACCATACCCAGAATCTTGCTGATCAGGATAGCCACTATCTCTGTCACCACCACTGTATGAGTCTCTTCCACGTCCACGCCCACGTCCGCGCCCGCGTCCGCGCCCACGCCCACCATCATATTGACCttcaagaaaaaaaaatgtcAGTCATGTATCAAGCAcaagaaataaacaacaaagcAATCATTATTGAAGCATCAACTGAATTTATGCTTCATTTTCTAGGGGTGGAAATTTGTTGAGAATGTGTTTGTCCCTAAACTATGATCAGCCCATATTTGATATTTCCAACATCTAAAAGAGTTAATCAAGAGTTGGAAATTAAAAGGAAAACCAATGTTGTTATTACCCCACCTTCAGCATCGTTGCTAGTACCCCAACTTCCAGCACCATTACCTCCTTTGCTGCTGCTATCTCCCCAAcccccacctccacctccaccaccgTTTTTATTACCCCAACTGCCACCACCTCCGCCGCTACTAGCTCCCCAACCACTACCGGTTCCACCATCTCCACCTTGTGCATTGTTTTTATTTCCCCAACTATCACCCCCACCGCCGCTGCTACCAATGCCCCAACCCCCACCGCCGCCACTAGTTCCACCGCCACCACCCCTCCAACTTGTATTCCCCTCTTTGTTATCGGAGTTCCACTTCGAACCACCATAGCCAGAATCTTGCTGATCAGGATAGCCACTATCTCTGTCACCACCACTGTGTGAGTCTCTTCCACGTCCACGTCCACGTCCGCGTCCGCGCCCGCGCCCACCTTCATATTGACCTTCAAGTAAAGAGATGTCAAACATGTATCACACACAAGAATGAAAAACAAAGAAACCATGCATTATGGAAGCATCAACTGATATATGCTTCATCCTCCCAAAAAAGAAACCGGGGTGGAGAATTATTAAGAGTGCTTTTGTCCCTAAACTATAGTCAGACCATATTTCCAACATCTAAGAGAATTCTGAAAACCAAAAGTATGAACTGATGTAATCTAATGCCTCAGAAAGTAAAAAAGAAAACCAGTGTTGTTATTACCCCACCTTCAGCATTGTTGTTAGTACCCCAACTGCCACCGCTGCTAGCTCCCCAACCCCCACCGGTTCCCCCTCCATCTCCTCCACCGTTTTTATTACCCcaactgccaccaccaccactaccacctccTCCACTGCTACTAGCTCCCCACCCCCCACCGCCACCCTCAGCATTGTTGTTAGTACCCCAACTGCCACCGCTGCTAGCTCCCCAACCCCCACCGGTTCCCCCTCCATCTCCTCCACCGTTTTTATTACCCcaactgccaccaccaccactaccacctccTCCACTGCTACTAGTTCCCCACCCCCCACCGCCACTACCTGTTCCACCACCTTCACCTTCTGCATTGTTTTTCTTACCCCAAGTATCACCACCGCCGCCGCCAGAACCCCAACCCGCACTGCCACCACTAGTTCCACCTCCACCGCTTCCCCAACTGGTATTCCCTTCTTTGTTATCAGAGCTCCACTTTGAACCACCATAGCCAGAATCTTGTTGATCAGAATAGCCACCATCTCTGTCACCACCATTATTGGAGTCTCTTCCGCGACCACGACCGCGACCGCGTCCACGACCACGCCCACGTCCACCTTCATATTGACCTTGGGGAAAAAAAGAGATGTTAATTGCGTTTCAAACACAATACTGAACAACAAAGCAATCATAATAGAAACAGCAACTGAATAAATGTTTTTATTTCTCTTAACAAAGGAGACCGGGGGTGGAGAATTGTTAAGAGTGCTTTTATCCCCAAACAATTGTCAGTCCATATTTCCAATACCTAAGGGGGCATTTGGTTTGGCAAAGGGAAAGGGAATGGAATCACCAAAGGGAAACAAGGGGTAAGGAATCAAATTCCCTTTGATTAAAAACATTGTTTGGTTTAAAACTCAATAGAAAGCTTTAGTGCATAAGCCCATCCCAACCCACCCAGTGCCTCCACTCCCATCACAAAAATTACCAAAACCAACCACGTTGGCTCTCGTTCCTCAGACCTCAGGCCACCCAACTTGCACCATCCTCGGCTCCCATCCCCACCCTTGAAACACCTTTCCCCACCCCCTAAAAGGCTAAAACACCATATATGAAGTCAATTCCGAGTTGTTTGGTTCGCCGGCAGTATGAAGGTCTATGGTCGGATAGATGGTGATGAGCAGTGTTCTGGAGATGGTGGTGCATGGAGTTCGGTAAGTAGAGTACTTAAAAATTCAGTAGGTGGTGGGGATGGGCTGATGGAGGTGTCGCCGGCATCGGTTGTGGGTTGTCGGCGTGTATGGTAGTAGAAGGGCAGCAATGCTGCGCTTTATGTGGTCGCAGCAGGTGTCGGAGTGGGATAGCGACAATGATGGTGGTGCGTATGTTAGGAGGTGATATGGATGAATGGGGAAAGGGAATGGATGTACAGGGATTGGGGGGTAAGGGAAAGATTGATTTCCTTAAACAAACACTAACAAAGGGAACCCTTTCCTTTCCTTACACTCCCAATCTCCcataccaaacgccccctaaaagAATTCTGAAATACGAAGTATGAACTGATGTAAGAATCTAATGCCTGGGAAAGTAAAAGGAAAAACAGTGTTGTTACCCCCACCTTCAGCATTGTTGTTAGTACCCCAACTGCCACCGCCACTACCTCCTTTGCTGCCGCTATCTCCCCAACCCCCACCGGTTCCACCTCCATCTCCTCCACCGTTGTTATTACCCcaactgccaccaccaccactacctccTCCGCTGCTACTTGCTCCCCACACCCCACCGCCACTACCTGTTCCACCACCTTCACCTTCTGCATTGTTTTTCTTACCCCAACTGTTACCACTgccgccaccgccaccaccagCTCCCCAACCCCCACTGCCACCACTGGTTCCACCTCCACCGCTTCCCCAACTTGTATTCCCTTCTTTGTTATCAGAGCTCCACTTTGAACCACCATAGCCAGAATCTTGTTGATTAGAATAGCCACCATCTCTGTCATCACCATTATTGGAGTCTCTTCCGCGACCGCGACCGCGTCCGCGACCACGCCCACGTCCACGTCCACCTTCATATTGATCTTGGGGAAAAAAAGAGATGTCAATTGTGTTTCAAACACAATACCGAACAAAGCAATCATTATAGAAGCAGCAAGTTAATAAATATTTTTATGTTCCAAGTTCTAACAAAGGAGACCAGGGATGGAGAATTGTTAAGAGTGATGGATAGTCAGTCCATATTTCCAATACCTAAAAGAATTATGAAATCCACAGtataaactataaaactatgAACTGATGTAAGAATCTAACGCCTCGGAAAGTAAAAAGAACAGTGTTGTTACCCCACCTTCAGCATTGTTGTTAGTACCCCAACTGCCACCGCCACTACCTCCTTTACTGCCGCTATCTCCCCAACCCCCACCGGTTCCACCTCCATCTCCTCCACCGTTGTTATTACCCcaactgccaccaccaccactacctccTCCGCTGCTACTAGCTCCCCACCCCCCACCGCCACTACCGGTTCCACCGCCTTCACCTTCCGCATTGTTTTTCTTACTCCAACTGTCAcccccaccaccgccgccaccatcGCCAGCTCCCCAACCCCCACCGCCACCACTAGTTCCACCTCCACCGCTTCCCCAGCTGGTATTCCCTTCTTTGTTATCAGAGCTCCACTTTGAACCACCATAGCCAGAATCTTGTTGATCAGAATAGCCACCATCTCTGTCACCACCATTATTAGAATCTCTTCCACGTCCGCGTCCGCGTCCACGCCCGCGTCCGCGCCCACGTCCACCTTCATATTGACCTTGAGGGAAAATAGAGATGTCAGTTGTGTTTCAAACACAATACTAGCAACAAAGCAATCATTATGGAAGCAGCAACTGAATAAATGTTTTTTATCTTCTAAAAATGAGACCCGGTGTGGAGAATTACTGAGACCGCTTGTCCCTGAATTATGGTCAGTGCATATTTCCAACATCTAAAAGGGTTCTGAAATCCATAGTATGAACTGATGTTGAAATCTAATGGCACCGAAAGTAAAAGGATAACGAATGTTCACAGGTTTATCAAACCATTCGTTAGTCGTGAAAGTAAAAGCAAAGCAAATGCATCTATCTACAAAGAAATTAGAAAGAAATCCAGAGAAAGTCAGTCATACTTAATCCACGGTGATTACCTGTCCTACCCCCACCATCATTACCACCAGAGCCACTCCATCCACCAGATGCCGCAGCTGACTGTGACTCATGGATGGGATCATTAATGTGCTGTTGAAAATATGCCATTAGCCTATTAACATCCTCAAATATCTGTTTGCGGAATTTTAATCCCTTGGGGTATAGACCAATATACTCATGATGCGGATTGGAACTTCGTATGTACGTGAGAAtaagagcaccaggatgctcgtGAGAAATCCCAAAGGAATAAGCAATCTTCATTGGGTTTTCCAATTTTTCAGCCCTAAGGATCTCATCAATTTCTGCTTTTGTCCCCATCTTGAATTTCCGATAATTCAGAACTGCCTTCAGATGTCCAACTAATGGATCGACGTAACGATGCATAACCTGCAAACCCATAAGCAAATGTAACGAGACCACTTCACAGTAAAAATCCAGTCCttattgaagaaaaacaacgtgcAAGAATATTCCATCATCGCCAGCTATTCAACAAAAATGAGATGCATCATCTCCAGAGGGAGACGTGAGAAGAATTGATTGCCATAAATACACAATACAAACCTCATCCAAATCTTCGAAAGTGTCCTCTCCAATTTTCAGAGTTTTCCCAATGCGAAGCAAGCTTGCGATATCTTTGTGGTCTTTCCCGCCCTCAAGTATATCCTTGTGAGCATATACACCATCATGGATCTTAAGAGTTAGTGTCAAATAAGATGGGCCTCGAGAACTTGGGCGAATCAGGCTCTCGCCAGGATCCTTGCCGGCTAAAAACTGTACATCGAGCAAGTGGAGGGTGATAAGCACTAGCAATGAAACTAAAAAAGGGATACATTTAGATTTGATTCCATATGCAGAATTACTGTCCCAAAAGCAAATAACATAAAAATGGACAACTTAACAGCCATATCTGAAAGTGCATCTTAAAATTGAACATGAACATCAGAACATCTTTATAAAGAACTTGGAAAGATAATCAAGTGGTCGATTGAATGGCAAACACTTTATTTTGTAACCCAGATATCCGAAACGGCAAACCAACAGAAAATGGGAGGGGTCAACCATATAAAAGTTCGTTATATGCATTTCTACCTCCATTGCTTCATCAGCTGTGATATTCCGAAAGTGAGGATGAACAATCATCCTTGACTTGAAATGTTTCCTTGCAAGCTCCTTCTCTCTACGAGCCTTTTCTTGCTCACTTCGTAAGCTGCTCTGGTCTTCATGATAGTAAGGATCCAGGGTTTCTGTACTTTGTTGCCTCTTTCTCATATCCTGCTCTCTGCAGGTTAGAAACACCTGATATCTGTCTTTCAGGATTGACTTGATTTTACAAGTAAGAACATCCCCTTCGTGCAACTTCTCAGTCAAATCAGAATCCCCACAATCATCCGAATAGTCTTCCCTAGTGAGCATACCAGATAATCCTAATTCAATGGAGCAAATTGCCCTCTGTGCTTGCACCCTGCGAACAGTAGCTTTGACAATACGCCCTTCACCAAGACTACCATCATTTTCACCAGAAATCAAATGAAACTCATCATCTTGGCTAAGCTCTTCATATGGCTTACGCCAGTCTTGAAACCCTTGAATCATCTCCAGTTTTATGCCATGCAAGGTCTCAATCTTAGACATGCGATCAGAATCTTTAGCATATTCATCAACACTAAAAGATACTAGAGCACTTGGTCTGTCCCTAAGATTTTCAATTGTCATCTCAAatgcatcatcatcatcttccagaTTGTCATCACCAGCAATTGCCTTGTATATGTCTTTTGCCATTTCTTGTGCGAGAGAATAGGACTCCGGATGTATTCTTGTATCATCCAAGATATCAACAAATTGGTTGGCACTAACAGCTGAACCACTGCGTCTAATACGCAAGAAACCGGCAGCGCTAATGAATACCTGTCTTCCAAGTCCATGACTAGTCAGCAAGTCTTTTCGTGTCACAATTGCCCCGGCCCTGACCAATGACCTATGTAAGGAAGCTGCTTTCCTGGGCCCAAGACCCGAGATGAATTTCAGTGGGGCAAACAGCCATTCATGATTTGCAGCCAAATTTAGATCAAGGCCCACCTGATTAGTAACATCAACCAttatctgttccaccatctcatatTTCTCATCAGCATTCAGAAAGATCTCAAGAGGACTAAATTTCCATGACAAAATTTCCTTTTCTGTACCACAAAGTGCAGCAACCATAGCTAATGGATTCTGAATATAGCGTCCCAAAGCAACTGCTCTTTTCACAATGCCTgagaaaaaataataaataggTGACTCCAACTTATGAAGAGTAAAACAAAAAGTAGTTCACATTATCGATCTGCTATATATACCTTGCTGACCAGGGATCTGTTCAGACGATGCATGAGAATTTTCATATACACGAGGCAAAGATTCATCTCCATAGAGAACACTCAGCCCGTCCATGTCATGACCCATATCTCTAGGATTTTCTTCAACCATCTTAAAAACAATCTAAGAGAAGATAAGTATGAAACAGGTTAGTGAAAATTACCCAGCTAACAAAAACAGAACAATCAATCAATTGATAGTAATATTTTCATCACTAGACATTGCAGACAGCTTCATTTTTCATGGATCACAAAAGCATGAAGTTACCTAGCAAACCTAACAATATCCTTAGCTTTAACACAAGAGCAACAATATAAACACAACAAAGCCTTCTTATATGATTTGACATAGGACGATATCATCAATGTGAGGTGGTAaaacaagaagaagaaaaaaCACCAGTAAATCACATCAAGATTGGCTGACAAAATGATTGTCAACAAAGGAAAGCGAAGGACAAAGAACATATTGACCAAATGTGAAGAAAAGAACCAAGGTAACGAAAACCC
Encoded here:
- the LOC141600415 gene encoding transcription elongation factor SPT6-like isoform X2, with protein sequence MARKAVVSEDEADFEDQDVEREDDDEDGLDEYEKDDFIVDDVDEEDEEDPVEDRADDGARRKKKKRKKDFQLDEDDLLLLQEANIPVSREAENKFKRLKKVKGEPEVEHSGFCDDDEDDGNMDDEDDMADFIVEDIDETGPSVRRQIVKKSGQATGVSSSGIQEAHEIFGDVEDLLNQRRENRDRGRRYDETGERRLEDEFEPSLLIKKYMTETDDQIRENDIPERIQMSERSTGPPSLDVGDIKAEATWIRKQLESAVLVKMPALGEQEIEELEDHISNFLNFIHVQKLDLPFIAMYRKENISSLLKDPETGDYVNREKPSLKWHKVLWAVRELDTKWLLLQKRKNALLAYYNKRFEEESRRIYDDTRLSLNKQLFVSIVDMLDQAESEREVDDVDSKFNLHFSPGEAGVDEGKFKIPKRKSHYGVCNKAGLWEVASKFGCSSEQFGLQISLVATKGDESDDLKETPEEVASNFTCAEFDSPQSVLKGARHMVAVEISCEPRVKKHFRSVYFDNAVVSTCPTTNGNTVIDVFHQFAGVKWLRNKPLNKFEDAQWLLIQKAEAEKLLQVTIKLPDEILSKLMTDSQEKYLSCGKSSSNQLWDEQRKLILEDAILKIILPALEKEARLLLTSRSKNWLLMEYGKRLWDKVSVAPYRRKESEIRSDGEVAPRVMACCWGPGKPTTTFVMLDTFGEIVDVLEAGSISLKSQNVTDQQRKKHDQQNLLRFMTEHQPEVVVLGATNFSCTRLKENIYEIVFKMVEENPRDMGHDMDGLSVLYGDESLPRVYENSHASSEQIPGQQGIVKRAVALGRYIQNPLAMVAALCGTEKEILSWKFSPLEIFLNADEKYEMVEQIMVDVTNQVGLDLNLAANHEWLFAPLKFISGLGPRKAASLHRSLVRAGAIVTRKDLLTSHGLGRQVFISAAGFLRIRRSGSAVSANQFVDILDDTRIHPESYSLAQEMAKDIYKAIAGDDNLEDDDDAFEMTIENLRDRPSALVSFSVDEYAKDSDRMSKIETLHGIKLEMIQGFQDWRKPYEELSQDDEFHLISGENDGSLGEGRIVKATVRRVQAQRAICSIELGLSGMLTREDYSDDCGDSDLTEKLHEGDVLTCKIKSILKDRYQVFLTCREQDMRKRQQSTETLDPYYHEDQSSLRSEQEKARREKELARKHFKSRMIVHPHFRNITADEAMEFLAGKDPGESLIRPSSRGPSYLTLTLKIHDGVYAHKDILEGGKDHKDIASLLRIGKTLKIGEDTFEDLDEVMHRYVDPLVGHLKAVLNYRKFKMGTKAEIDEILRAEKLENPMKIAYSFGISHEHPGALILTYIRSSNPHHEYIGLYPKGLKFRKQIFEDVNRLMAYFQQHINDPIHESQSAAASGGWSGSGGNDGGGRTGQYEGGRGRGRGRGRGRGRGRDSNNGGDRDGGYSDQQDSGYGGSKWSSDNKEGNTSWGSGGGGTSGGGGGWGAGDGGGGGGGDSWSKKNNAEGEGGGTGSGGGGWGASSSGGGSGGGGSWGNNNGGGDGGGTGGGWGDSGSKGGSGGGSWGTNNNAEDQYEGGRGRGRGRGRGRGRGRDSNNGDDRDGGYSNQQDSGYGGSKWSSDNKEGNTSWGSGGGGTSGGSGGWGAGGGGGGSGNSWGKKNNAEGEGGGTGSGGGVWGASSSGGGSGGGGSWGNNNGGGDGGGTGGGWGDSGSKGGSGGGSWGTNNNAEGQYEGGRGRGRGRGRGRGRDSHSGGDRDSGYPDQQDSGYGGSKWNSDNKEGNTSWRGGGGGTSGGGGGWGIGSSGGGGDSWGNKNNAQGGDGGTGSGWGASSGGGGGSWGNKNGGGGGGGGWGDSSSKGGNGAGSWGTSNDAEGQYDGGRGRGRGRGRGRGRGRDSYSGGDRDSGYPDQQDSGYGGSKWSADNKEGNTSWKSGGSGGGWGAGGGGGGNGDGGNKNSAEGGGGGISSGGGGWGTRGSGEGSASGGGSWGNRSGGGTGNGGGGWGDSGRGGGSSWGDKKGDGGGTSSGGKGWGGNGSGGGGGGNGSWSNKNNAGFGETGSGSGDSGGSGGGSWGNKSNAGGPGGTGNGSGGWGASGSSGGSDVGGGGNSILGNINSGGGGSGTSASVGWGDSGSKGGSGGGGSWGNKNNDGGGLGSGSGSGGWGDGGSGGGGTSGGGKGWGGGDRGGDDKSGGGW